Proteins co-encoded in one Streptomyces roseochromogenus subsp. oscitans DS 12.976 genomic window:
- a CDS encoding HU family DNA-binding protein translates to MKKHVINDRLSTTRLIQVVAAELGTTPAAVRETVMTTFDVIARANASGHDVAITNFVTFVSHRVQRTKRRNPQTGEMFTAPAHQVVRLRVSDHLADAVRRRDRTVTIRKAPKGSRKPAE, encoded by the coding sequence TTGAAGAAGCACGTCATCAACGACCGCCTGAGCACTACCCGGTTGATCCAGGTCGTGGCTGCCGAACTCGGCACCACCCCCGCCGCCGTACGCGAGACGGTGATGACCACCTTCGACGTGATCGCCCGCGCCAACGCCTCCGGCCACGACGTGGCAATCACCAACTTCGTCACGTTCGTCTCGCACCGCGTCCAGCGGACCAAGCGCCGCAACCCGCAGACCGGTGAGATGTTCACCGCGCCCGCGCACCAGGTCGTCCGGCTGCGAGTCTCCGATCACCTCGCCGACGCCGTCCGCCGCCGCGACCGCACCGTCACCATCCGCAAGGCCCCCAAGGGCAGCCGGAAGCCTGCGGAGTGA
- a CDS encoding WhiB family transcriptional regulator, producing the protein MSYTGSVPDTAGRRLDWMERMACRNEDPDLFSDEDREHEARTICIARCPVRSTCLARVKTLESGLHRDQRDGVVAGLTYAERHRLDADAAHRADDAPLLVFDGTERCGTHLALLRHLWLDEPIDAKCWSGKVMRDRASRVWHAANPPLKAAS; encoded by the coding sequence ATGAGCTACACCGGATCCGTTCCCGACACTGCGGGCCGCCGCCTCGACTGGATGGAGCGCATGGCCTGCCGTAACGAGGACCCCGACCTGTTCTCGGACGAAGACCGGGAGCACGAGGCGCGCACGATCTGCATCGCGCGCTGCCCCGTGCGCTCGACGTGCCTGGCTCGGGTGAAGACGCTGGAGAGCGGCCTGCACCGCGACCAGCGCGACGGCGTCGTGGCCGGCCTCACCTACGCCGAGCGTCACCGCCTCGACGCCGACGCCGCCCACCGCGCGGACGACGCCCCGCTGCTGGTCTTCGACGGCACCGAGCGCTGCGGTACCCACTTGGCTCTGCTGCGGCACCTGTGGCTGGACGAGCCGATCGACGCCAAGTGCTGGAGCGGCAAGGTCATGCGAGACCGGGCGAGCCGCGTCTGGCACGCTGCCAACCCGCCACTCAAGGCGGCGTCATGA
- a CDS encoding helix-turn-helix domain-containing protein, translating into MSPGVPRADIVAMLGEGLSNTAIARALGCDRHRVADIRRELELPNVVQQPLTREQKWRSLTRPLEDGHLEWLGERVGAAGTPVMRYKDRSFSPAGIAFTLQHGRQPQGRVQPECGVRHCVAPEHVDDEPGRQQTRRERRARQGLGDAPATCVHGHDQTEHGRFDLNGTAYCEACKREWRRNPAAMKARTATTREDQRRTIEKLLREDTPHVQIARQLGVAPATVQRVRADLDLPPARSGRPDTHASLEEAFHANTELVEGGHLRWTGYTSSGSPYVCYRQERITAGRVAFALHHGRTPDGRVQAGCSMPGCVAGAHLEDRRIREADRRADAAFDAIFGPAADPTTPTP; encoded by the coding sequence ATGAGCCCCGGTGTGCCGCGCGCGGACATCGTGGCCATGCTCGGCGAGGGGTTGTCCAACACGGCCATCGCCCGCGCGCTTGGCTGCGATCGCCACCGCGTCGCCGACATCCGGCGCGAGCTGGAGCTGCCGAATGTCGTCCAGCAGCCGCTCACCCGGGAACAGAAGTGGCGCAGCCTGACCCGACCGCTGGAAGACGGCCACCTGGAGTGGCTCGGCGAGCGCGTGGGAGCGGCCGGCACGCCCGTCATGCGCTACAAGGACCGCTCGTTCAGCCCGGCCGGGATCGCGTTCACCCTCCAGCACGGGAGGCAGCCGCAGGGCCGGGTCCAGCCCGAGTGCGGTGTACGACACTGCGTTGCCCCCGAGCACGTTGACGACGAACCCGGACGCCAGCAGACCCGGCGTGAACGTCGCGCCCGTCAGGGACTCGGCGACGCCCCAGCCACGTGCGTCCATGGCCACGATCAGACCGAGCACGGCCGGTTCGACCTCAATGGCACCGCGTACTGCGAGGCCTGCAAGCGCGAATGGAGGCGGAATCCGGCCGCCATGAAGGCGAGGACCGCCACCACTCGGGAGGATCAGCGCAGGACCATTGAGAAGCTGCTGCGCGAGGACACCCCTCATGTCCAGATCGCTCGCCAGCTGGGAGTCGCACCGGCCACAGTCCAGCGAGTCCGCGCGGACCTTGACCTGCCGCCAGCGCGGTCCGGCCGTCCCGACACCCACGCCTCGCTGGAAGAGGCGTTCCATGCGAACACCGAACTGGTCGAGGGCGGTCACCTGCGCTGGACCGGCTACACGAGTTCGGGCAGTCCGTACGTCTGTTACCGCCAAGAACGGATCACGGCTGGCAGGGTCGCGTTCGCCCTTCACCACGGGCGTACGCCCGACGGCCGGGTACAGGCGGGTTGCAGCATGCCGGGGTGCGTGGCGGGCGCCCACCTTGAGGACCGGCGGATCCGTGAGGCGGACCGGCGAGCCGACGCCGCGTTCGACGCGATCTTCGGCCCGGCTGCCGACCCGACCACTCCTACTCCCTGA
- a CDS encoding Lsr2 family DNA-binding protein yields the protein MTIAALRRLLDEIDQQGGPEAARENRLHLSDESPEHMTATTEPLPVGRLLKWADEQPDRDVRDQAARARVALASLRKRYDTDQELTAITTEAEQLKQRLAELLARKEELMPVKPKKRRASPSYEAATVRAWARENSIPCPPLGRVPKAVVDAWLAATRVSTAS from the coding sequence GTGACTATCGCCGCCCTGCGCCGCCTTCTCGATGAGATCGACCAGCAGGGCGGCCCCGAAGCAGCCCGTGAGAACCGCCTGCACCTCTCCGACGAAAGCCCCGAGCACATGACCGCAACGACCGAGCCCCTGCCCGTCGGCCGGCTCCTCAAGTGGGCCGACGAGCAGCCCGACCGCGACGTGCGTGACCAGGCCGCCCGTGCCCGCGTAGCACTGGCCAGCCTGCGCAAGCGGTACGACACCGACCAGGAGCTGACGGCCATCACCACGGAGGCCGAGCAACTGAAGCAGCGCCTCGCGGAGTTGCTCGCCCGTAAGGAAGAGCTGATGCCGGTGAAGCCGAAGAAGCGCCGCGCTTCGCCCAGCTACGAGGCCGCGACCGTTCGCGCCTGGGCCCGCGAGAACAGCATTCCCTGCCCGCCCCTCGGCCGGGTGCCGAAGGCCGTGGTGGACGCCTGGTTGGCAGCCACGCGTGTGAGCACCGCTTCGTGA
- the istB gene encoding IS21-like element helper ATPase IstB, with the protein MSVMTTALRDSLKILRLSGMLETLDARLTQAQGGELGHLDFLQVLCQDEITRRESVALERRLRRAKFEQQATLEGFDFNASPKLPAAQIRDLAALRWLHSGESVILFGPVGVGKTHVAQALGHQAVRQGANVRFSKTSRVLAELAGGHADRTWDKRMRDLIRPDLLILDDFAMRQMNASQADDLYELVSERQGRSLIITSNRAPSDWYPLFPNPVVAESLLDRLINASHQVIMNGPSYRPNKRPKGPNGTPKPPTS; encoded by the coding sequence GTGAGCGTGATGACCACCGCTCTGCGTGACTCGCTCAAGATCCTGCGGCTGTCCGGGATGCTCGAGACACTCGACGCCCGCCTCACCCAGGCCCAGGGCGGCGAGCTCGGGCACCTCGATTTCCTGCAGGTTCTCTGCCAGGACGAGATCACCCGCCGTGAATCCGTTGCGCTCGAACGGCGCCTGCGGCGGGCGAAGTTCGAGCAGCAGGCCACCTTGGAGGGCTTCGACTTCAACGCCTCCCCGAAGCTACCCGCGGCCCAGATCCGCGACCTGGCGGCCCTGCGATGGCTCCACTCCGGTGAGTCCGTCATTTTGTTCGGGCCCGTCGGGGTCGGAAAGACACACGTCGCCCAGGCCCTCGGTCACCAGGCCGTCCGACAGGGCGCCAACGTCCGTTTCTCCAAGACCAGCCGGGTCCTGGCCGAGCTCGCCGGCGGCCACGCGGATCGCACCTGGGACAAGCGCATGCGCGACCTCATCCGCCCCGACCTGCTCATCCTCGATGACTTCGCCATGCGGCAGATGAACGCCTCGCAGGCCGACGATCTCTACGAGTTGGTCTCCGAGCGGCAGGGACGTTCTCTGATCATCACGAGCAACAGGGCGCCCAGCGACTGGTATCCGCTCTTCCCGAACCCCGTCGTCGCCGAGTCACTCCTCGACCGGCTGATCAACGCCAGCCACCAAGTCATCATGAACGGCCCAAGCTACCGTCCCAACAAGCGACCGAAGGGCCCCAACGGCACCCCCAAGCCCCCGACCAGCTGA
- the istA gene encoding IS21 family transposase: MTDIVEIYVHWYAGRSKTQLAASLGLDRKTIRKYLAPAEAAGITPGGPPMSEPDWAKLIKSWFPEQANRRLNQLTWPEIEKHRDYVVELLNTCTVTTIHQRLRDERKLQAGLTSFRRWVHENLPDEAARAKVTVLRENVEPGSEAQIDYGFLGQWINANTGRRHRIWAFVMVLPASRHMFVRPVAHMDQHAWTQAHVEAFRYFGGVPRRLVPDNLKTGVDKPDLYDPKINKSYAELASYYGALVDPARALKPKDKPRVERPMPYVRDSYWRGRTFTSLEHMQAEALLWSRNVAGQRQCRPLGGAAPLAVFESIEAPVLLPLPEAPFVLARWSKATVGPDIHIKVGRTLYSVPWKLIGRRVDVRSTATMVQVFHEGELVKTHAALEQGKRTDKTDYPPEKIAFQMRTPIWCRGQASQVGDACREVIDQLLEVNALYRLRAAQGVLGLRKKYGDIRLEAACRKAITVGDPSYRTVKGILVAGTETDPEPETGDGGASAFLHGPEGLFATDIPLQIPDDVRDDQGNDDVEEVAR, encoded by the coding sequence GTGACGGACATCGTGGAGATCTACGTCCACTGGTACGCGGGCCGCTCGAAGACGCAGCTGGCGGCGTCGCTGGGGCTGGACCGCAAGACGATCAGGAAGTACCTGGCGCCGGCCGAGGCGGCCGGGATCACGCCGGGCGGCCCGCCGATGAGCGAGCCCGACTGGGCGAAACTGATCAAGAGCTGGTTCCCCGAGCAGGCCAACAGGCGCTTGAATCAACTGACTTGGCCGGAGATCGAGAAGCACCGCGACTACGTGGTGGAACTGCTGAACACCTGCACGGTGACCACGATCCACCAGCGGCTGCGCGACGAGCGCAAGCTGCAGGCGGGGCTGACCTCGTTTCGCCGGTGGGTACACGAGAACCTGCCCGACGAGGCCGCCCGCGCCAAGGTCACCGTGCTGAGGGAGAACGTCGAGCCGGGCTCGGAGGCCCAGATCGACTACGGCTTCCTGGGGCAGTGGATCAACGCCAACACCGGTCGGCGGCACCGGATTTGGGCGTTCGTGATGGTGCTGCCTGCCTCCCGGCACATGTTCGTCCGCCCGGTGGCCCACATGGACCAGCACGCCTGGACACAAGCCCACGTGGAGGCGTTTCGCTACTTCGGCGGCGTCCCGCGCCGGCTGGTGCCGGACAACCTCAAGACCGGGGTCGACAAGCCGGACCTCTACGACCCGAAGATCAACAAGTCGTATGCCGAACTCGCCTCCTACTATGGGGCGTTGGTGGATCCGGCCCGGGCTTTGAAGCCGAAGGACAAGCCCAGAGTGGAGCGGCCCATGCCCTACGTCCGCGACTCCTACTGGCGCGGGCGGACGTTCACCTCGCTGGAGCACATGCAGGCCGAGGCCCTGCTCTGGTCCCGTAATGTCGCAGGTCAGCGGCAGTGCCGTCCGCTGGGCGGGGCGGCTCCCTTGGCGGTGTTCGAGTCCATCGAGGCGCCGGTGCTGCTGCCGTTGCCCGAGGCGCCGTTCGTGCTGGCGCGGTGGTCGAAGGCGACGGTCGGCCCGGACATCCACATCAAGGTCGGCCGGACCCTCTACTCGGTGCCCTGGAAGCTGATCGGCCGCCGCGTCGATGTCCGCTCCACCGCCACCATGGTGCAGGTCTTCCACGAGGGTGAACTGGTCAAGACGCACGCGGCACTTGAGCAGGGCAAACGCACCGACAAGACGGACTACCCGCCGGAGAAGATCGCCTTTCAGATGCGCACGCCGATCTGGTGTCGCGGTCAGGCATCCCAGGTCGGGGATGCCTGCCGGGAGGTGATCGACCAGCTCCTGGAGGTCAATGCCCTCTACCGGCTCCGGGCGGCCCAGGGGGTGCTCGGGCTGCGCAAGAAGTACGGCGACATCAGGCTCGAAGCCGCCTGCCGCAAGGCGATCACGGTCGGCGACCCGTCCTATCGCACCGTCAAGGGCATCCTTGTCGCCGGCACCGAGACCGACCCGGAACCCGAGACCGGAGACGGTGGCGCCTCGGCCTTCCTACACGGCCCCGAGGGCCTGTTCGCCACCGACATCCCCCTGCAGATTCCCGATGACGTCCGCGACGACCAGGGGAACGACGACGTCGAGGAGGTCGCCCGGTGA
- a CDS encoding group I intron-associated PD-(D/E)XK endonuclease, whose protein sequence is MEKKLSPKARGELTEAIVLAKLIEYGYSVSMPFGDNRRYDMIVDDGRQLHRVQVKTARDGRNAGTIEFNTVSVHPISGRKTRYDGQIEAFVAYHPGNHAFYWAPAAVCTGNVFRLRTAPAKNNQVYGTWLAEPYLLRPVT, encoded by the coding sequence GTGGAGAAGAAACTCAGTCCCAAGGCGCGAGGCGAGCTGACCGAGGCCATAGTCCTCGCCAAGCTGATCGAGTACGGCTACTCGGTCTCGATGCCGTTCGGCGACAACCGTCGCTACGACATGATCGTGGACGACGGCCGCCAGTTGCACCGCGTCCAGGTGAAGACGGCGCGAGACGGCCGCAACGCCGGAACCATCGAGTTCAACACGGTGAGCGTCCACCCGATCTCCGGCCGTAAGACCCGGTACGACGGCCAAATCGAGGCGTTCGTCGCCTACCACCCTGGCAATCACGCCTTCTATTGGGCCCCCGCCGCTGTGTGCACGGGCAACGTGTTCCGACTCCGCACCGCTCCGGCGAAGAACAACCAGGTCTACGGCACCTGGCTGGCGGAGCCGTACCTGCTTCGCCCCGTCACCTGA
- a CDS encoding HTH domain-containing protein: MSQPPAMTVAVRRTRVHQLITDDPTLSARNIAAQVGVSKDTVLRDLDAIRQAQSQTALKPTADEPETAPDAPDAAAGDATGNRLVLIIDEPLRQALAVLRAKVGAPDTPKQNEAAARAAIRALADTVLEAQQYARDR, encoded by the coding sequence GTGAGCCAGCCGCCCGCCATGACCGTCGCCGTACGGCGCACGCGCGTGCACCAGCTCATCACGGACGATCCGACACTGAGCGCCAGGAACATCGCAGCTCAGGTCGGGGTCAGCAAGGACACCGTCCTCCGCGACCTCGACGCGATCCGCCAGGCCCAGAGCCAGACCGCGCTGAAACCGACCGCCGATGAGCCGGAGACCGCGCCGGATGCGCCGGACGCCGCTGCCGGTGATGCGACAGGCAACCGCCTCGTTCTGATCATCGACGAGCCGCTGCGCCAGGCCCTCGCCGTACTGCGCGCCAAGGTCGGCGCCCCCGACACCCCGAAGCAGAACGAGGCCGCCGCGCGCGCCGCGATCCGCGCCCTGGCGGACACCGTCCTCGAAGCCCAGCAGTACGCGCGGGACCGGTGA
- a CDS encoding HNH endonuclease signature motif containing protein, with the protein MARRRQRPCLVCGTLTRNASRCDVHQAEWQKRQDQIRGSAHQRGYDTAWRKTAAAAVTQHRAQYGNWCPGWQVPAHAATDLTADHRVPKAHGGTDDPTNIQILCRSCNSRKHNRTA; encoded by the coding sequence ATGGCACGCCGACGCCAACGTCCCTGCCTGGTATGCGGCACGCTCACACGCAACGCCTCGCGCTGCGACGTCCACCAGGCCGAGTGGCAGAAACGCCAGGACCAGATCCGAGGAAGCGCACACCAACGCGGCTACGACACAGCCTGGCGCAAGACGGCAGCCGCAGCCGTAACCCAGCACCGCGCCCAGTACGGTAACTGGTGCCCCGGCTGGCAGGTGCCAGCCCACGCAGCCACCGACCTCACCGCCGACCACCGCGTGCCCAAAGCACACGGCGGCACCGACGACCCCACCAACATTCAGATCCTGTGCCGCTCCTGCAACAGCAGGAAGCACAACCGCACAGCGTGA
- a CDS encoding phage terminase small subunit P27 family: MQLAAVASIPAAPATLGETGRSVWERVWTAGQVWLSPTTDLDVLTRLCEAHDEREAMRDQVAQDGYMVAGSMGQMRAHPLLSEIRAIEAQITKYESLCGFTPTDRARLGYAEVKRASKLDELIARRQQRGAG; this comes from the coding sequence GTGCAACTCGCGGCGGTCGCGAGCATTCCGGCGGCGCCGGCGACGCTCGGCGAGACGGGCCGGTCGGTGTGGGAGCGGGTCTGGACGGCCGGGCAGGTGTGGCTGTCGCCGACGACGGACCTGGACGTGCTGACCCGGCTGTGCGAGGCGCACGACGAGCGCGAGGCGATGCGGGACCAGGTGGCCCAGGACGGCTACATGGTGGCGGGCTCGATGGGGCAGATGCGCGCGCACCCGTTGCTGTCGGAGATCCGGGCGATCGAGGCGCAGATCACGAAGTACGAGTCGCTATGCGGTTTCACGCCGACCGACCGGGCCCGACTGGGCTATGCGGAGGTCAAGCGGGCCTCGAAGCTCGACGAGCTGATCGCCCGACGGCAGCAGAGGGGGGCGGGATGA
- a CDS encoding terminase large subunit domain-containing protein: MAPRRSSSWPPRFLTPVPAADVRRGDGEQVAEFIETLCTVTRDTFAGPSGSPLVLRDWQRTLLGHVFARRKDGRRRHRVALVGEPRKNGKSGLAAGVALDGLFECAGAEVYSCAGDREQARIVFGDARRMVENSPDLAEACKVYRDAIEVIGTGSVYRCLSAEAFTKEGLSPTRVVFDELHVQPNDELFNVMALAAGARIDPMLFAITTAGVKTDSTGRDSVCYRLFQYGQRLASGEETDPSFFMAWWGAPDDANHRDPKVWAAANPAYGDLIDPEDFEAAVRRTPEAEYRTKRLNQWVNTAAAWLPAGAWEACQDQAVTIGPGAEVCLGFDGSFNGDSTALVVVSCPQGDGELPHVDVVEAWERPPEADQGWTVPIVDVENAVRAACRRWQVREIVCDPYRWARTYQVLEDEGLPIVEFPQSPARMIPATTRFYEATVNQQLTHSGDPRLARHLANCVIKTDSRGSRLSKDSKGSPRRIDLAVAAVMALERALQDPERPPEPQFWSWADL; encoded by the coding sequence ATGGCTCCGCGTAGGTCGTCGTCCTGGCCGCCGCGGTTCCTGACGCCGGTCCCGGCCGCCGACGTCCGCCGCGGCGACGGCGAGCAGGTCGCCGAGTTCATCGAGACGCTGTGCACGGTCACCCGGGACACCTTCGCCGGGCCGTCCGGGTCGCCGCTGGTCCTGCGGGACTGGCAGCGCACGCTCCTGGGCCACGTCTTCGCCCGGCGCAAGGATGGCCGCCGCCGGCACCGCGTCGCGCTGGTCGGCGAGCCCAGGAAGAACGGCAAGTCCGGGCTCGCCGCCGGGGTGGCTCTGGACGGCCTGTTCGAGTGCGCGGGCGCCGAGGTCTACAGCTGCGCCGGCGACCGCGAACAGGCCCGGATCGTCTTCGGCGACGCCCGCCGGATGGTGGAGAACAGCCCGGACCTGGCCGAGGCCTGCAAGGTCTACCGGGACGCCATCGAGGTGATCGGTACGGGCTCGGTGTACCGCTGCCTGAGCGCCGAGGCCTTCACCAAGGAAGGCCTGTCGCCGACCCGGGTCGTCTTCGACGAGCTTCACGTCCAGCCGAACGACGAGCTGTTCAACGTCATGGCACTCGCGGCCGGCGCGCGGATCGACCCGATGCTGTTCGCCATCACGACCGCCGGGGTGAAGACCGACTCGACGGGCCGGGACAGCGTCTGTTACCGCCTGTTCCAGTACGGGCAGCGCCTCGCCTCCGGCGAGGAGACCGACCCCAGCTTCTTCATGGCCTGGTGGGGCGCTCCGGACGACGCCAACCACCGTGACCCGAAAGTATGGGCCGCGGCGAACCCGGCCTACGGCGATCTGATCGACCCGGAGGACTTCGAGGCCGCCGTCCGGCGCACTCCCGAAGCGGAGTACCGCACGAAGCGGCTGAACCAGTGGGTCAACACGGCCGCCGCGTGGCTTCCGGCCGGCGCGTGGGAGGCCTGCCAGGACCAGGCGGTGACCATCGGGCCCGGCGCGGAAGTCTGTCTCGGCTTCGACGGCAGCTTCAACGGCGACTCGACGGCCCTGGTGGTCGTGTCCTGCCCGCAGGGCGACGGCGAGCTGCCGCACGTGGACGTCGTCGAGGCCTGGGAGCGGCCGCCGGAGGCCGATCAGGGCTGGACGGTGCCCATCGTCGACGTCGAGAACGCCGTACGGGCCGCCTGCCGCCGCTGGCAGGTCCGGGAGATCGTGTGCGACCCCTACCGGTGGGCTCGCACGTACCAGGTCCTCGAAGACGAGGGCCTGCCGATCGTCGAGTTCCCCCAGTCGCCCGCGCGGATGATCCCAGCCACCACGCGCTTCTACGAGGCCACGGTGAACCAGCAGCTGACCCACTCCGGTGACCCGCGGCTGGCCCGCCACCTCGCGAACTGTGTGATCAAGACCGACTCGCGCGGCTCCCGGCTGTCAAAGGACTCGAAGGGCAGCCCACGGCGCATCGACCTGGCGGTGGCCGCCGTGATGGCGCTGGAACGCGCGCTTCAAGACCCCGAGCGCCCGCCTGAGCCGCAGTTCTGGAGCTGGGCCGACCTGTGA
- a CDS encoding phage portal protein: protein MSLTRRAVARRPEKRFYAPSGAGDPWAIPSNGSLAAYTPAGVPVTEDSAMQLLAVAACVRILSNVVANLPFDAVRMQGALRKTLEPPPTIVADPFGGANNSAYPTKRVGFNQLMVSLLLRGNGYGLILSRDYLGRPTRLMVLHPDRVRCTWDPEGSGQRVYQINRQRVDAEDIVHLMGMSYPESATGMSVLTYARNAIALGLAAEEFGSRFFGQGAHMTGIVQVPGDLDKERARQLKESFTASHGGLQNSHTVGILSGGAEWRPISVSPEDAQFLGTRQAQNLDVAMLFGVPPHMLGQVDRTTSWGTGIEQQSLGFLRYTVSDWTGCFEDAWSAMLPRPQVARFNVDALLRTDTAGRYAVYTQARNAALMTIDEIRALENLGPLPDGKGADPYAPLNSAHTDTPTEDPGAHSAKSDAESGQEP from the coding sequence ATGAGCCTGACCCGCCGCGCGGTCGCCCGCCGCCCTGAGAAGCGGTTCTACGCCCCGTCTGGCGCTGGTGACCCGTGGGCGATCCCGTCGAACGGCTCGTTGGCTGCCTACACGCCGGCCGGTGTGCCGGTGACCGAGGACTCTGCGATGCAGCTGCTCGCGGTCGCCGCGTGCGTGCGGATCTTGTCCAACGTCGTGGCGAACCTGCCGTTCGACGCGGTGCGGATGCAGGGGGCTCTGCGTAAGACGCTGGAGCCGCCGCCGACGATCGTTGCGGACCCGTTCGGGGGCGCGAACAACTCCGCGTACCCCACGAAGCGGGTCGGCTTCAACCAGCTGATGGTGTCGCTGCTGCTCCGCGGCAACGGCTACGGCCTGATCCTCTCTCGGGACTACCTGGGGCGGCCGACACGGCTGATGGTGCTTCACCCGGACCGCGTGCGGTGCACGTGGGACCCCGAGGGCTCCGGCCAGCGGGTGTACCAGATCAACCGGCAACGGGTCGACGCCGAGGACATCGTGCACCTGATGGGCATGAGCTACCCGGAGTCGGCGACAGGGATGAGCGTCCTGACCTACGCCCGGAACGCAATCGCGCTGGGTTTGGCGGCCGAGGAGTTCGGCAGCCGCTTCTTCGGCCAGGGCGCGCACATGACCGGTATCGTGCAGGTGCCTGGCGACCTCGACAAGGAGAGGGCCCGCCAGCTCAAAGAGAGCTTCACGGCGAGCCACGGCGGCCTACAGAACAGCCACACCGTGGGCATCCTGTCCGGTGGCGCCGAGTGGCGGCCGATCTCGGTCTCCCCGGAGGACGCACAGTTCCTCGGGACGAGGCAGGCCCAAAACTTGGATGTGGCGATGCTGTTCGGAGTGCCGCCGCACATGCTCGGCCAGGTCGACCGAACCACCAGCTGGGGAACCGGGATCGAGCAGCAGTCCCTCGGGTTCCTGCGGTACACAGTGTCCGACTGGACCGGGTGCTTCGAGGACGCCTGGAGTGCGATGTTGCCGCGGCCTCAGGTCGCACGCTTCAACGTCGACGCCTTGTTGAGGACCGACACCGCGGGCCGGTACGCGGTCTACACGCAGGCCCGCAACGCCGCGCTGATGACGATCGACGAGATCCGCGCGCTGGAGAACCTCGGTCCGCTGCCGGACGGCAAGGGCGCCGACCCGTACGCGCCGCTCAACTCGGCGCACACCGACACCCCGACCGAGGACCCGGGCGCCCATTCCGCCAAGAGCGACGCCGAGTCAGGACAGGAGCCGTAG
- a CDS encoding HK97 family phage prohead protease — translation MKGILSQHEQRFLDGVDQAARALYLDAVKVHALDMPFQGVEIREKPDGTGGTRLLFSGYASVTEQAYEMQDWLGPFQEVVRAGAFKKTLSESPDVAFLLNHGGPTMARTKPGTLRLSEDDTGLYSEADLDPARPDVQIVRSGIEGGELDEMSFAFWVTRQQWSPDYEQRDILEVAIDHGDVSIVNYGANPHTGGTVDLRARQAANLARSGFPALAMERARQLRADGTSPEVAKTLAQVLQLVSAADGAVDVAQPLLAEVLGVPNPDEVLDQAGETSEAAEQEQESANAELYDFRRRLLAL, via the coding sequence ATGAAGGGCATCCTCAGCCAGCACGAACAGCGGTTCCTCGACGGCGTCGACCAGGCGGCCCGCGCGCTGTACCTGGACGCCGTCAAGGTCCACGCCCTCGACATGCCGTTCCAGGGCGTGGAGATCCGCGAGAAGCCGGACGGTACCGGCGGGACCCGGCTGCTGTTCAGCGGGTACGCCAGCGTGACGGAGCAGGCCTACGAGATGCAGGACTGGCTCGGCCCGTTCCAGGAAGTCGTCCGCGCCGGCGCCTTCAAGAAGACGCTCAGCGAATCGCCCGACGTGGCCTTCCTCCTGAACCATGGCGGCCCGACGATGGCCCGTACGAAGCCGGGCACGCTGCGGCTATCGGAGGACGACACGGGGCTGTACAGCGAGGCGGACCTCGATCCGGCCCGGCCGGACGTGCAGATCGTTCGTTCCGGCATCGAGGGCGGCGAGCTCGACGAGATGTCGTTCGCTTTCTGGGTGACGCGCCAGCAGTGGAGCCCGGACTACGAGCAGCGGGACATCCTCGAAGTCGCCATCGATCACGGGGACGTGTCGATCGTCAACTACGGGGCGAACCCGCACACCGGCGGGACGGTCGACCTGCGGGCGCGCCAGGCCGCGAACCTCGCGCGCAGCGGCTTCCCGGCCCTGGCGATGGAACGCGCGCGCCAGCTGCGCGCCGATGGCACCTCGCCCGAGGTCGCCAAGACCCTCGCCCAGGTCCTCCAGCTGGTCTCCGCAGCGGACGGCGCGGTCGACGTCGCTCAGCCGCTCCTGGCCGAGGTCCTCGGCGTCCCGAATCCGGACGAGGTCCTCGACCAGGCCGGAGAGACCTCGGAGGCCGCGGAGCAGGAGCAAGAGAGCGCGAACGCCGAGCTGTACGACTTCCGGCGCCGCCTGCTGGCTCTGTAG